A genomic region of Mitsuaria sp. 7 contains the following coding sequences:
- a CDS encoding glutathione S-transferase family protein translates to MNAPALRPSAPFRLHRVAASGHCHRVELLLSLLDLPYTVVDINLPGGDQRQPAFVAMNPLSQVPVLEDGDLVLPESNAILVYLATRYAPDAGWLPRDAVEAAWQQRWFSLSVSLLGPGAATPRFRTLNGLQVDPASRVLGHRLFAMVEDQLVRTDFLIADRPALADVAFYGYTAQAPLGGVSLDDYPRLRAWLARIEALPRFKPLPQKF, encoded by the coding sequence ATGAACGCCCCCGCCCTCCGCCCGTCCGCGCCATTCCGCCTGCATCGCGTGGCCGCCTCGGGCCACTGCCATCGCGTCGAACTCCTGCTGTCGCTGCTCGACCTGCCGTACACGGTGGTCGACATCAACCTGCCCGGCGGCGATCAGCGGCAGCCCGCCTTCGTGGCGATGAATCCGCTGAGCCAGGTGCCGGTGCTGGAAGACGGCGACCTGGTGCTGCCGGAGAGCAACGCGATCCTGGTCTACCTCGCGACGCGCTACGCGCCCGACGCCGGCTGGCTGCCGCGCGATGCCGTCGAGGCCGCCTGGCAGCAGCGCTGGTTCAGCCTGTCGGTGAGCCTGCTCGGACCGGGTGCGGCCACGCCGCGATTCCGCACGCTGAACGGATTGCAGGTCGATCCCGCGTCGCGGGTCTTGGGCCACCGGCTGTTCGCGATGGTCGAAGACCAGCTGGTGCGCACCGACTTCCTGATCGCCGACCGGCCGGCGCTGGCCGACGTGGCCTTCTACGGCTACACGGCGCAGGCGCCGCTCGGCGGCGTCTCGCTGGACGACTACCCGCGCTTGCGGGCCTGGCTGGCGCGCATCGAGGCGCTGCCCCGCTTCAAGCCCCTGCCGCAAAAGTTCTGA
- a CDS encoding LysR substrate-binding domain-containing protein, whose protein sequence is MDHLDRLRCFIAVADTQSFAAAARRLGCSAPAATRAIASLEQRLGVQLFQRSTRSVRLTEAGERFVIDCRRILGDLDESEAAAAGGQADPAGLLSLTAPSMFGRLHVAPLATAFLQQHARIRLKLLLVDRVVSLMDEGLDLAVRIAHLPDSGLTAVPVGAMRRVIVASPEYLARAGEPRTPRDLVEHRIVASYFDGQSMTPWRFRDGPQSLSPTLMVNDNAAGIAAAVAGVGLARCQVYQAADAVREGLLRIVLADHEPPAAPVHLVHAAGRRVPASLRLLLDFMAERLRAQPVLGGDAFLRAP, encoded by the coding sequence ATGGATCACCTCGACCGCTTGCGCTGCTTCATCGCCGTCGCCGACACCCAGAGCTTCGCCGCGGCCGCTCGACGGCTGGGCTGCTCGGCGCCGGCGGCCACGCGTGCGATCGCCTCGCTGGAGCAACGTCTGGGCGTGCAGCTGTTCCAGCGCAGCACGCGCTCGGTGCGGCTGACCGAGGCCGGCGAGCGCTTCGTCATCGACTGCCGCCGCATCCTGGGTGACCTCGATGAGTCGGAGGCCGCGGCGGCGGGAGGGCAGGCCGATCCGGCGGGACTGCTGTCGCTGACCGCACCCTCGATGTTCGGGCGGCTGCACGTCGCGCCGCTGGCCACGGCCTTCCTCCAGCAGCACGCGCGGATCCGCCTGAAGCTGCTGCTCGTGGACCGGGTCGTGTCGCTGATGGACGAGGGGCTGGACCTGGCGGTGCGGATCGCCCATCTGCCCGATTCAGGGTTGACCGCCGTGCCGGTGGGCGCGATGCGCCGGGTGATCGTGGCCTCCCCGGAGTACCTGGCCCGTGCCGGTGAACCGCGCACGCCGCGGGACCTCGTCGAGCACCGGATCGTCGCCAGCTACTTCGACGGCCAGAGCATGACGCCCTGGCGCTTCCGCGACGGCCCGCAGTCGCTCTCGCCCACCTTGATGGTGAACGACAACGCCGCGGGCATCGCGGCGGCGGTGGCCGGCGTGGGTCTGGCCCGGTGCCAGGTCTATCAGGCGGCGGACGCGGTGCGTGAGGGCCTGTTGCGCATCGTGCTCGCCGACCACGAACCGCCCGCGGCGCCGGTGCATCTCGTCCATGCCGCAGGCCGTCGCGTGCCCGCTTCGCTGCGGCTGTTGCTGGACTTCATGGCGGAGCGCTTGCGTGCGCAGCCGGTGCTGGGCGGCGACGCGTTCCTGCGCGCGCCCTAG
- a CDS encoding DNA topoisomerase III encodes MSKALVIAEKPSVAQDIVKALTALSGKFEKHDEYFENDDYVVSSAVGHLVEIKAPEEFDVKRGKWSFAHLPVIPPHFDLNPIDKSKGRLNALVKLIKRKDVTSLINACDAGREGELIFRLIVQYAGTAKAQVAKPVSRLWLQSMTPQAIRDGFERLRTDQQMLPLADAARCRSEADWLVGINGTRAMTAFNSRDGGFFLTTVGRVQTPTLSIVVEREEKIRKHVYRDYWEIRGNFDAEAGQYEGKWFDTAFKKNADDPEQRADRVWTQAEADAIAAAALGQPATVTEESKPSTTASPGLYDLTTLQREANSRFGFSAKTTLGLAQALYEKHKVLTYPRTDSRYLPEDYLIVAQDTARMIASANMPGPLQPLAQHAKTALDKGYIKPTKKVFDNAKVSDHFAIIPTLQAPSSLTEAEAKLYDMVVKRFLAVFFPPAEFQVTTRISTVKTAEKSYAFQTNGKVLIKPGWQAVYGKEATDENAEPGTSGAMLVPVKAGEVVRTESTDVKALVTKPPARYTEATLLSAMEGAGKLVDDDELREAMAEKGLGTPATRAAIIEGLLAEKYMLREGREMIPTAKAFQLMTLLRGLGVDELSKPELTGNWEFQLSEMEKGRLKREDFMAEIAAMTEKVVRKAKEYDRDTIPGDYATLKTPCPKCGGVVKENYRRFTCTGKVGNGDECGFSIPKIPGGRSFELAEVETFLRDKKVGPLEGFRSKAGWPFTAELALVFDAEIDNWKLEFDFGEDAKKAEENGEPVDFSGHTALGHCPKCNGRVFDFGSNYVCEHAVGDKVTCDFKSGKIILQQPIEAEQMTKLLATGKTDLLENFVSNKTRRKFKAFLAYDKKEGKVMFEFEPRAAKPGAKTGAKPAGKTPAAKTAAAKAPAAKKVAAKKATAKG; translated from the coding sequence ATGAGCAAGGCATTGGTGATCGCGGAAAAGCCGTCGGTGGCGCAGGACATCGTCAAGGCGCTGACCGCGCTGTCGGGCAAGTTCGAAAAGCATGACGAGTATTTCGAGAACGACGACTACGTCGTGAGCTCGGCCGTCGGCCATCTGGTGGAGATCAAGGCGCCGGAGGAATTCGACGTCAAGCGCGGCAAGTGGAGCTTCGCCCACCTGCCGGTGATCCCGCCCCACTTCGATCTGAACCCGATCGACAAGAGCAAGGGCCGCCTGAACGCGCTGGTCAAGCTGATCAAGCGCAAGGACGTGACCTCGCTGATCAACGCGTGCGACGCGGGGCGCGAAGGGGAACTGATCTTCCGCCTGATCGTCCAGTACGCGGGCACGGCCAAGGCGCAGGTCGCCAAGCCGGTGAGCCGGCTGTGGCTGCAGTCGATGACGCCGCAGGCGATCCGCGACGGCTTCGAGCGTCTGCGCACCGACCAGCAGATGCTGCCGCTGGCGGACGCGGCGCGTTGCCGCTCGGAAGCCGACTGGCTGGTGGGCATCAACGGCACGCGGGCGATGACCGCGTTCAACTCGCGCGACGGCGGGTTCTTCCTGACCACCGTGGGCCGCGTTCAGACGCCGACGCTGTCCATCGTCGTGGAGCGCGAGGAGAAGATCCGCAAGCACGTCTACCGCGACTACTGGGAAATCCGCGGCAACTTCGACGCCGAGGCCGGCCAGTACGAAGGCAAGTGGTTCGACACCGCGTTCAAGAAGAACGCCGACGATCCCGAGCAGCGCGCCGACCGCGTCTGGACGCAGGCCGAGGCCGATGCCATCGCCGCCGCCGCGCTGGGCCAGCCCGCCACGGTGACCGAGGAGTCCAAGCCCAGCACGACGGCCAGCCCCGGCCTCTATGACCTGACCACGCTGCAGCGCGAGGCCAACTCGCGCTTCGGCTTCTCGGCCAAGACGACGCTGGGCCTGGCGCAGGCGCTGTACGAGAAGCACAAGGTGCTGACCTACCCGCGGACCGACTCGCGCTACCTGCCCGAGGACTACCTGATCGTCGCGCAGGACACGGCGCGCATGATCGCCAGCGCCAACATGCCCGGCCCGCTGCAGCCGCTGGCGCAGCATGCGAAGACGGCGCTGGACAAGGGCTACATCAAGCCCACGAAGAAGGTCTTCGACAACGCCAAGGTGTCGGATCACTTCGCGATCATCCCGACGCTGCAGGCGCCCAGCAGCCTGACCGAGGCCGAGGCCAAGCTCTACGACATGGTCGTCAAGCGCTTCCTGGCCGTGTTCTTCCCGCCGGCCGAGTTCCAGGTCACGACGCGCATCTCGACGGTGAAGACGGCGGAGAAGTCGTATGCGTTCCAGACCAACGGCAAGGTGCTGATCAAGCCGGGCTGGCAGGCCGTCTACGGCAAGGAAGCCACCGACGAGAACGCCGAGCCGGGCACCAGCGGCGCGATGCTGGTCCCGGTGAAGGCCGGCGAGGTTGTGCGCACCGAGAGCACCGACGTGAAGGCGCTGGTGACCAAGCCGCCGGCGCGCTACACGGAAGCGACGCTGCTGTCGGCGATGGAAGGCGCGGGCAAGCTGGTCGACGACGACGAGCTGCGCGAGGCCATGGCCGAGAAGGGCCTGGGCACGCCGGCCACGCGCGCCGCGATCATCGAAGGCCTGCTGGCCGAGAAGTACATGCTGCGCGAAGGCCGGGAGATGATCCCGACCGCCAAGGCCTTCCAGCTGATGACGCTGCTGCGCGGCCTGGGCGTCGACGAGTTGTCCAAGCCCGAGCTGACCGGCAACTGGGAGTTCCAGCTGTCAGAGATGGAGAAGGGCCGCCTCAAGCGCGAGGACTTCATGGCCGAGATCGCCGCGATGACCGAGAAGGTCGTGCGCAAGGCCAAGGAATACGACCGCGACACCATCCCCGGCGACTACGCGACGCTGAAGACGCCGTGTCCGAAGTGCGGCGGCGTGGTCAAGGAGAACTACCGCCGCTTCACCTGCACCGGCAAGGTGGGCAACGGCGACGAGTGCGGCTTCTCGATCCCCAAGATCCCGGGCGGCCGCAGCTTCGAGCTGGCCGAGGTCGAGACCTTCCTGCGCGACAAGAAGGTCGGTCCGCTGGAGGGCTTCCGCTCCAAGGCGGGATGGCCCTTCACGGCCGAGCTCGCGCTGGTGTTCGACGCCGAGATCGACAACTGGAAGCTGGAGTTCGACTTCGGCGAGGACGCGAAGAAGGCCGAGGAGAACGGCGAGCCGGTGGACTTCAGCGGCCACACCGCGCTGGGCCATTGCCCGAAGTGCAACGGCCGCGTCTTCGACTTCGGCAGCAACTACGTCTGCGAACACGCGGTCGGCGACAAGGTCACCTGCGACTTCAAGAGCGGCAAGATCATCCTGCAGCAGCCCATCGAGGCCGAGCAGATGACCAAGCTGCTGGCGACCGGCAAGACCGACCTGCTGGAAAACTTCGTCTCCAACAAGACGCGCCGCAAGTTCAAGGCCTTCCTCGCCTACGACAAGAAGGAAGGCAAGGTGATGTTCGAGTTCGAACCGCGCGCGGCGAAGCCGGGCGCCAAGACCGGTGCGAAGCCGGCCGGCAAGACCCCTGCCGCGAAGACGGCCGCGGCCAAGGCGCCTGCGGCCAAGAAGGTCGCGGCGAAGAAGGCCACGGCCAAGGGCTGA